Proteins encoded together in one Riemerella anatipestifer window:
- the gcvT gene encoding glycine cleavage system aminomethyltransferase GcvT: MNKTALFNKHVSLGAKMVPFAGFEMPVQYSGVTEEHFAVREKVGIFDVSHMGQFFIEGAGAKELLQYVTSNNVEALENGKAQYSCLPNGKGGIVDDLIVYKMEDQKYFVVVNASNIDKDWQHISKYNEKFGAKMTNASDEISLIAIQGPKALDTLQKLTDTQLADIPYYHFTVGSVDGVADVIISNTGYTGSGGFEIYFKNEYAEQIWDALTKAGEEFGLIPCGLAARDTLRLEKGFCLYGNDIDDTISPLEAGLGWITKLDTEFVDRDFLAQQKEQGITRKLVGFEMQEKAIPRHDYPVVDSEGNIIGKVTSGTMSPMKKIGLGLAYVDQPHFKLGSEIFIQIRNKNVPAKVVKIPFV; this comes from the coding sequence ATGAACAAAACCGCTTTATTTAACAAACATGTTTCGCTAGGAGCAAAAATGGTTCCTTTCGCTGGGTTTGAAATGCCTGTGCAATATTCTGGAGTAACAGAAGAGCATTTTGCTGTAAGAGAAAAAGTAGGAATTTTTGATGTATCTCATATGGGGCAATTCTTCATAGAAGGTGCTGGTGCTAAAGAACTTCTACAATATGTTACCTCTAATAATGTAGAAGCTTTAGAAAACGGCAAAGCACAATATTCTTGTCTTCCTAACGGAAAAGGTGGAATTGTAGATGATTTGATTGTTTACAAAATGGAGGACCAAAAGTATTTTGTAGTAGTAAATGCCTCTAACATAGATAAAGATTGGCAACATATCTCTAAATACAACGAGAAATTTGGAGCTAAAATGACTAATGCTTCAGATGAAATTTCCCTTATTGCAATACAAGGTCCTAAAGCATTGGATACTTTACAAAAACTAACGGATACTCAACTTGCGGATATTCCTTACTATCATTTTACCGTAGGAAGCGTAGATGGTGTGGCTGATGTTATTATTTCTAATACAGGTTATACAGGAAGCGGAGGCTTTGAGATTTATTTTAAAAATGAATACGCTGAGCAAATTTGGGACGCCTTGACTAAAGCAGGAGAGGAGTTTGGGCTTATCCCTTGTGGGTTGGCGGCTAGAGACACCCTTCGTTTAGAAAAAGGATTCTGTCTATATGGAAACGATATTGATGACACCATTTCTCCATTAGAAGCAGGTTTAGGCTGGATTACCAAACTAGATACAGAATTTGTAGATAGAGATTTTCTTGCTCAACAAAAAGAACAAGGCATTACGAGAAAATTAGTAGGTTTTGAAATGCAAGAAAAAGCCATTCCAAGACATGACTATCCTGTTGTAGATTCAGAAGGAAATATAATTGGTAAAGTAACTTCTGGAACCATGAGTCCTATGAAGAAAATTGGTTTGGGATTAGCCTATGTTGATCAGCCTCATTTTAAATTAGGGAGTGAGATCTTTATTCAGATTAGAAATAAAAATGTACCAGCAAAAGTGGTTAAGATACCTTTTGTTTAA
- a CDS encoding IS982-like element ISRa1 family transposase: MNNIEQIYERILEVLGLFSENQLISYQRRTPKMSDLEVISLNITAEYLSIDSELQLFRKLPNSLINKIERSVYNKRKRRLSLQTEQIRQRISMEFNEFEDIFIVDSMPMKVCENARSTRSKICKEQSYSSPTYGYCASQKLYFYGYKLHAVCSLNGVIKNFDISPASVHDIHYLKDIGEQMRNCTLIGDRGYLSAKVQIDLFNYANIKLDTPMRSNQKDYIPQFSLYKKKRKRIETFFSQLCDQFMIKRNYAKTFEGFKTRIISKITAATVIQYINKFIFQRKLNHLKISII, translated from the coding sequence ATGAACAACATAGAGCAAATATATGAAAGAATTTTGGAAGTTTTAGGACTTTTTTCAGAAAATCAACTGATTAGTTATCAGAGAAGAACACCTAAAATGAGCGATTTAGAAGTCATAAGTCTTAATATTACTGCTGAATACTTGAGTATTGATAGCGAATTACAGTTATTTAGAAAATTGCCAAACTCTCTGATAAACAAAATTGAAAGAAGTGTTTACAATAAGCGAAAACGAAGACTATCCCTACAAACAGAGCAAATTAGACAGCGTATTTCGATGGAGTTCAATGAGTTTGAAGATATTTTTATCGTTGATAGCATGCCAATGAAAGTTTGTGAAAATGCTCGTTCTACTCGTTCAAAAATTTGTAAAGAGCAATCCTATTCTTCACCAACATATGGTTATTGTGCTTCACAGAAATTATATTTCTATGGCTATAAACTACACGCAGTATGTTCTTTAAATGGTGTGATTAAGAATTTTGATATAAGCCCTGCATCCGTTCACGACATCCACTATTTAAAAGATATTGGTGAGCAAATGCGAAACTGTACTTTAATTGGAGATAGAGGCTATTTATCAGCAAAAGTTCAAATAGATTTATTTAACTATGCTAATATTAAATTAGATACACCAATGAGAAGTAATCAGAAAGATTATATTCCTCAATTTTCATTGTACAAGAAAAAGCGAAAACGAATTGAGACATTTTTCTCTCAACTTTGCGACCAATTTATGATTAAAAGAAACTATGCTAAAACTTTTGAAGGCTTTAAAACAAGGATAATCAGTAAAATAACCGCCGCAACGGTTATTCAATATATCAATAAATTTATCTTCCAAAGAAAATTAAATCATCTAAAAATCAGTATTATTTAA
- a CDS encoding M3 family metallopeptidase — protein sequence MKNIASVLLYGSVGLSAVACTTMEKTKTSADIPVPAGNPFLEKSKLQYQAPEFDKIKDEHFKPAFDYGLKVQELEVQKISDNTEAPTFENTVLALENSGEVLKRAQSIFYNLTGSNTNDKLQALQQEYAPIFSAHSDKIYLNSKLYERIKKVYENRGGLNSESQKLVEYYKQNFDIAGAGLSDAKKEELKKINGELASLSTQFSNKLLDARKNGALIIDSVKELDGLSPDEIAAAAQAAKEAGHEGKYLLSLLNTTQQPLLQNLKNRTTREKLFKASWYRAEKGNADDTRSIIEKLARLRLKKAQVLGKKSFAEWKLQDQMAQKPEEALNLLAQLAKPAVETAKREAGEIQKIIDVQKGGFELAPWDWNFYAEQVRKAKYDLDENEIKPYFEVTTVLEKGVFYAAEKFYGITFKERKDLPVYHPDVVAYEVFDRDGKSMALYYLDFYTRNNKGGGAWMSNFVDQSKTLGQKPVIVNVFNYQKPAPGKPSLISYDDVTTMFHEFGHTLHGLFADQDYVSLSGTNVPRDFVEFPSQINEFFALEPEILKNYALHYQTKQPMPQSLIDKIKKASAFNQGYSTTELVAAATLDMAWHSVTSEEQFKPALDFEKEALNKYGLLVEQVPPRYHSPYFAHIWGGGYSAGYYAYMWSDMLNSDAWDWIKNNGGMTRANGDRFRKYILSVGNTKDLNQAYKEFTGRTPDLKPLLKNKGFIK from the coding sequence ATGAAAAATATTGCATCAGTATTGCTTTACGGTTCGGTAGGACTATCGGCAGTAGCTTGTACAACTATGGAAAAAACGAAAACATCAGCGGATATTCCTGTACCTGCAGGTAATCCTTTTTTAGAAAAATCAAAATTACAATATCAAGCCCCAGAATTTGATAAAATTAAAGATGAACATTTTAAACCCGCTTTTGATTATGGTCTAAAAGTACAGGAGCTAGAGGTACAAAAAATTAGTGATAATACAGAAGCTCCAACTTTTGAAAATACCGTATTAGCATTAGAAAACAGCGGTGAGGTACTCAAGAGAGCCCAATCTATTTTTTATAATTTAACGGGGTCTAATACTAACGATAAGTTACAGGCTCTACAACAGGAGTACGCTCCAATTTTTTCGGCACATTCGGATAAGATTTACCTTAACTCTAAACTTTATGAACGTATCAAAAAAGTGTACGAAAATAGAGGAGGACTTAATAGCGAAAGCCAAAAGTTAGTAGAGTATTACAAACAAAACTTTGATATCGCAGGAGCTGGACTTTCTGACGCTAAAAAAGAAGAACTTAAAAAAATTAATGGAGAATTAGCCTCTCTTTCAACACAGTTTTCTAATAAGCTATTAGATGCAAGAAAGAATGGAGCGTTAATTATAGACAGTGTTAAAGAACTAGATGGACTTTCACCTGATGAGATAGCTGCCGCAGCACAAGCAGCTAAGGAAGCAGGACACGAAGGGAAGTATCTTTTATCTTTATTAAATACTACTCAACAACCGCTATTACAGAATTTAAAAAATAGAACAACGAGAGAAAAATTGTTCAAAGCTTCTTGGTACAGAGCGGAAAAAGGTAATGCAGATGACACTCGTTCAATCATAGAAAAATTGGCAAGATTAAGATTGAAAAAAGCTCAAGTTTTAGGTAAAAAATCTTTTGCAGAGTGGAAGCTTCAAGATCAAATGGCTCAAAAGCCAGAAGAAGCATTGAATCTTTTAGCTCAATTAGCAAAACCAGCGGTAGAAACAGCAAAAAGAGAAGCGGGTGAAATCCAAAAAATTATTGACGTACAAAAAGGTGGGTTTGAACTAGCACCTTGGGATTGGAATTTCTATGCAGAGCAAGTAAGAAAGGCTAAATACGACTTAGATGAAAACGAAATCAAACCTTATTTTGAGGTAACTACTGTCTTGGAGAAAGGGGTTTTCTATGCGGCTGAAAAATTCTACGGAATTACATTCAAGGAAAGAAAAGATTTACCTGTTTACCATCCAGATGTAGTGGCTTATGAAGTGTTTGATAGAGATGGCAAATCTATGGCACTTTATTATTTAGACTTCTACACTCGTAATAACAAAGGTGGTGGTGCTTGGATGAGCAATTTTGTAGATCAGTCTAAAACTCTAGGACAAAAACCTGTTATTGTAAATGTATTTAATTACCAAAAACCAGCTCCAGGTAAGCCTTCGCTAATTAGCTATGATGATGTAACTACCATGTTCCATGAGTTTGGGCACACTTTGCACGGTTTGTTTGCAGACCAAGATTATGTGAGCCTTTCAGGGACTAATGTGCCTAGAGATTTTGTAGAGTTTCCTTCTCAAATCAATGAGTTTTTTGCTTTAGAACCAGAAATACTTAAAAACTATGCACTACACTATCAGACTAAACAGCCAATGCCACAGTCTTTAATTGATAAAATTAAAAAGGCATCTGCTTTTAACCAAGGTTATTCTACAACGGAGTTGGTAGCGGCGGCAACGCTGGATATGGCGTGGCATTCCGTAACTAGTGAGGAGCAGTTTAAGCCTGCTTTGGATTTTGAAAAAGAAGCTCTTAATAAATATGGTCTATTGGTAGAGCAAGTTCCACCTAGATACCATTCGCCTTACTTTGCACATATTTGGGGAGGTGGTTATTCGGCTGGATACTATGCTTATATGTGGAGTGATATGCTAAATTCTGATGCTTGGGATTGGATTAAAAATAACGGAGGAATGACTCGTGCTAATGGCGACCGTTTCAGAAAATATATTCTTTCTGTAGGGAATACCAAAGACCTTAATCAGGCTTACAAAGAGTTTACAGGTAGAACTCCAGACCTAAAACCTTTGTTAAAAAATAAAGGGTTTATTAAATAG
- the idi gene encoding isopentenyl-diphosphate Delta-isomerase: MCEKVVLVNPKDEVLGVMEKLQAHRSGFLHRAFSVFLFNTKGEMLLQRRADAKYHSPKLWTNAVCSHPRLGESYKAGAQRRLIEELGIDADISEKFSFIYKAEVGDNLWEHELDYVFTGIYEGDFNLNPEEVSEVKYISMETLDKELEANPEQFTEWFKIILKEYKQKMLK, translated from the coding sequence ATGTGTGAAAAAGTCGTTTTAGTAAATCCTAAAGATGAGGTTTTAGGTGTGATGGAAAAACTCCAAGCGCATAGAAGTGGCTTTTTGCATCGTGCTTTTTCGGTTTTTTTATTCAATACCAAAGGAGAGATGTTGCTCCAGAGGAGGGCAGATGCTAAGTATCATTCGCCTAAACTTTGGACTAACGCGGTTTGCTCTCACCCAAGATTAGGAGAAAGTTACAAGGCTGGAGCTCAAAGAAGACTCATTGAAGAGTTGGGTATTGATGCTGATATTTCCGAAAAATTCAGTTTCATTTATAAAGCCGAAGTTGGTGATAATCTTTGGGAACACGAGCTAGACTATGTGTTTACAGGGATTTACGAAGGTGATTTTAACCTTAATCCTGAAGAAGTTTCAGAGGTAAAATACATCTCTATGGAAACTTTGGATAAAGAGTTAGAAGCTAATCCAGAGCAATTTACAGAATGGTTTAAAATCATTCTCAAAGAATATAAACAAAAAATGTTGAAGTAA
- a CDS encoding S41 family peptidase, which translates to MNKILVLLILLTQSIYSQNFGDFPKIEKEKLQRDLDLLYQGLDKFHSGMYWYTPKDSVDFAFQHAKSKITTNLNVFEFHKIIAPLVALSREDHTDIFLPKEVKEEINKNESIRFLPLTVVFLGEKLYCTHNASDNSTKIENLEIEEINGEKPKEIVRKIGNLFASDGYIKTVKYSDLRGFGFSKYYYYYYGIIEKYEVKFKGIEDPIMINSLSISKINANLKKNIALAEKKDENEPLKLKIINPKTAYLDIQTFSNDVIKKDSKYKTLKKFLEYSFSEIKGKDIENVIIDVSKNGGGTEGNEGLLYSYFGDKYQKYAKVRVKAPKIVLDNGIDKPIKLKVFGLLERIFANKKMNDGSLERKNNFGLGLKAYKKSPKNKFKGDVYIIISPITYSGGSEFSNMMYSKGLATFIGQETGGGYFGNTSGYSQNLTLPNSKITIEIPALQFLMNVEPKLPFGSGVKPHYEVIPTIYQYINNENVFLEYALKLINEKK; encoded by the coding sequence ATGAACAAAATATTAGTATTATTAATTTTATTGACACAAAGTATCTATTCTCAAAACTTTGGTGATTTTCCTAAAATTGAAAAAGAAAAACTTCAACGAGATTTGGATTTATTATATCAAGGATTGGATAAATTTCACTCGGGAATGTATTGGTATACACCGAAAGATAGTGTTGATTTCGCTTTCCAACATGCAAAAAGTAAAATAACAACAAACCTTAATGTGTTTGAATTTCATAAAATAATTGCACCATTGGTAGCATTATCAAGAGAAGACCATACTGATATTTTTTTACCAAAAGAAGTTAAAGAAGAAATTAACAAAAACGAAAGTATCCGATTTTTGCCTTTAACAGTAGTTTTCTTAGGTGAGAAATTATATTGTACTCATAATGCTTCAGATAATTCTACAAAAATCGAAAATCTTGAAATTGAAGAAATAAACGGAGAAAAACCGAAAGAAATAGTTAGAAAAATTGGAAATTTATTTGCGTCAGACGGTTACATAAAAACTGTGAAATATAGTGATTTAAGAGGTTTTGGTTTTTCTAAATATTATTACTATTACTATGGAATAATTGAGAAATATGAAGTGAAATTTAAAGGAATTGAAGACCCTATCATGATTAACTCATTGTCAATTAGTAAAATTAATGCTAACTTAAAAAAGAATATTGCTTTAGCTGAGAAAAAAGATGAAAATGAACCTCTGAAACTTAAAATTATCAATCCAAAAACAGCTTATTTAGATATTCAAACATTTTCAAATGATGTTATCAAAAAAGATAGTAAATACAAAACCTTAAAAAAATTCTTAGAATATAGTTTTTCTGAAATAAAGGGAAAGGATATTGAAAATGTAATTATTGATGTTAGTAAGAATGGCGGAGGAACAGAAGGAAATGAAGGATTATTGTATTCTTATTTTGGCGATAAGTATCAAAAATACGCCAAAGTAAGAGTAAAAGCCCCAAAAATAGTACTTGATAATGGAATTGATAAACCTATAAAACTTAAAGTATTTGGACTTTTAGAGAGAATTTTTGCGAATAAAAAAATGAATGACGGAAGTCTTGAAAGAAAAAATAACTTTGGTTTAGGGCTTAAGGCATATAAAAAATCACCCAAAAATAAGTTTAAAGGAGATGTGTATATCATCATCAGTCCAATAACATATTCTGGGGGTAGCGAATTTTCAAATATGATGTATTCAAAAGGATTAGCTACATTTATTGGGCAAGAAACAGGCGGTGGTTATTTTGGAAACACAAGTGGATATAGCCAAAATTTGACTTTGCCAAATTCTAAAATAACTATTGAAATTCCAGCATTACAATTCCTTATGAATGTTGAACCAAAATTACCTTTTGGTAGTGGAGTTAAACCACATTATGAAGTAATACCAACAATATATCAGTACATTAACAATGAAAATGTTTTTTTAGAATATGCTTTAAAATTAATAAATGAAAAAAAATAA
- a CDS encoding 1,4-dihydroxy-2-naphthoyl-CoA synthase: MINWKTTKNYEDITYKKCNGVARIAFNRPEVRNAFRPKTTSELYDAFYDAYEDPSIGVVLLSGEGPSPKDGGWAFCSGGDQKARGHQGYVGEDGRHRLNILEVQRLIRFMPKVVIAVVPGWAVGGGHSLHVVCDLTLASKEHAIFKQTDADVTSFDGGYGSAYLAKMVGQKKAREIFFLGRNYSAQEAFEMGMVNKVVPHEELEDTAYEWAQEILAKSPTSIRMLKFAMNLTDDGMVGQQVFAGEATRLAYMTDEAKEGRNAFLEKRKPDFGENQWIS; the protein is encoded by the coding sequence ATGATAAACTGGAAAACAACCAAAAACTACGAAGACATTACTTACAAAAAATGCAATGGCGTTGCTAGAATTGCCTTTAATAGACCCGAAGTGCGTAACGCCTTTCGTCCCAAAACAACATCAGAACTTTACGATGCCTTTTATGATGCTTACGAAGACCCATCTATTGGAGTGGTATTATTATCAGGCGAAGGTCCTAGCCCCAAAGATGGTGGCTGGGCATTCTGTAGCGGTGGCGACCAAAAGGCAAGAGGTCATCAAGGTTATGTAGGCGAAGATGGTAGACACAGGCTTAATATCCTTGAAGTACAGAGGCTTATTAGATTTATGCCAAAAGTAGTAATTGCTGTAGTTCCAGGTTGGGCTGTTGGTGGAGGACATTCACTACATGTGGTTTGTGATTTAACTTTAGCTAGTAAAGAACACGCTATTTTTAAACAAACAGATGCTGATGTTACCAGTTTTGATGGTGGCTATGGTTCTGCCTACTTAGCTAAAATGGTAGGACAGAAAAAAGCAAGAGAAATTTTCTTTTTAGGCAGAAATTACTCTGCACAAGAAGCCTTTGAAATGGGAATGGTGAACAAAGTAGTACCTCACGAAGAGTTAGAAGATACCGCTTACGAATGGGCTCAAGAGATATTAGCAAAATCGCCTACATCTATCCGTATGCTAAAATTTGCGATGAATCTTACAGACGACGGTATGGTAGGTCAACAAGTATTTGCTGGAGAGGCAACAAGACTCGCCTATATGACTGACGAAGCCAAAGAAGGACGAAATGCCTTTTTAGAAAAAAGAAAACCTGACTTCGGTGAAAATCAATGGATTTCTTAA
- the menA gene encoding 1,4-dihydroxy-2-naphthoate octaprenyltransferase, producing the protein MKHWIQAARLRTLPLSLSGIITGAFVAKWKLKETGGTWDIWILILALLVTLLYQILSNFANDYGDGIKGTDTHRSTQAEARAVASGKISAQQMKMAVLITAVLAFLASVVLLYIAFFPKYIKEFWFFIGLGVLCILAAIGYTVGKKPYGYMGLGDIMVFIFFGLVSVVGSYFLFTKSLDWDIFLPATAVGMMSVSVLNLNNMRDIESDKASGKHTLALKLGFRKAMVYQMILMQLPLILVLAFLMLNQLHERGNYYAFIVMILLFPMMALRRRIMQVNEPKELDPFLKQVGIITLVMSILLAVGLNYF; encoded by the coding sequence ATGAAGCATTGGATACAAGCCGCAAGACTGCGTACACTTCCGTTATCATTAAGCGGAATTATTACGGGAGCTTTTGTGGCTAAATGGAAACTTAAAGAAACAGGAGGAACTTGGGATATTTGGATTTTAATCCTTGCTCTTTTAGTAACCCTACTCTACCAAATCTTATCCAACTTTGCTAATGATTACGGCGATGGCATAAAAGGTACAGATACCCATCGTTCCACCCAAGCAGAAGCTAGGGCGGTAGCCTCTGGAAAAATATCAGCCCAACAAATGAAAATGGCAGTACTCATTACAGCGGTTCTTGCTTTTTTAGCAAGTGTAGTCCTGCTATATATTGCGTTTTTTCCCAAGTATATTAAAGAATTTTGGTTCTTTATTGGGTTAGGTGTATTGTGTATCCTCGCAGCTATTGGCTACACGGTAGGCAAAAAACCTTACGGATATATGGGGCTAGGCGATATAATGGTATTTATATTTTTTGGATTAGTCTCTGTAGTTGGTAGCTATTTTCTGTTTACTAAATCTTTGGATTGGGATATTTTTCTTCCTGCTACTGCCGTGGGAATGATGAGTGTAAGCGTACTCAACCTAAATAATATGAGAGATATAGAAAGTGATAAAGCCTCTGGTAAACATACCTTAGCACTAAAACTAGGATTTAGAAAAGCCATGGTTTATCAAATGATATTGATGCAACTACCTCTCATTTTGGTACTCGCTTTTTTAATGTTAAATCAACTACACGAACGAGGGAATTACTATGCTTTCATCGTGATGATTTTGCTATTTCCTATGATGGCACTTAGGCGAAGAATTATGCAAGTAAACGAACCCAAAGAGCTGGACCCATTTTTAAAACAAGTAGGCATCATTACTCTAGTAATGTCTATACTTTTAGCAGTAGGACTTAATTATTTTTAA
- a CDS encoding outer membrane beta-barrel protein, translated as MKKNIFSHCFGLDRFRFVSMIGINSIKYQTLFVMVLVLLSNTITAQTREIINPKGRWFFGAEVGLNSKMSVPPSKMSFMQGGFLAEYFFAKNWSVSGRLKYFETGVINPMNDGSKGFFEGAVISVPLNIVWRYRIIENFSGNLNLGLAINQEVKSNYYYSPSEATDYDKLYASFNAGIGCSYFISKYMALYMNYEAIVLGNDRDEADLFEILPNSPNNSLLSIGGEI; from the coding sequence ATGAAAAAGAACATTTTTAGCCATTGTTTTGGTTTAGACCGTTTTAGATTTGTATCAATGATAGGTATAAACTCAATTAAATATCAAACATTATTTGTGATGGTATTGGTGCTGTTGTCAAATACGATTACGGCGCAAACAAGAGAAATTATAAACCCAAAGGGACGATGGTTTTTTGGGGCAGAGGTGGGGTTGAACTCAAAAATGTCGGTTCCTCCAAGTAAAATGTCGTTTATGCAAGGGGGCTTTTTAGCAGAATATTTTTTTGCGAAAAACTGGTCTGTTAGCGGAAGGCTAAAGTATTTTGAAACAGGGGTAATAAACCCAATGAATGATGGTTCAAAAGGTTTTTTTGAAGGAGCTGTTATTTCTGTTCCTTTGAATATCGTTTGGAGGTACCGAATCATAGAAAATTTTAGTGGAAACTTAAATTTAGGGTTGGCTATAAATCAAGAAGTGAAGAGTAACTACTACTATTCGCCTAGTGAGGCAACGGATTATGATAAACTTTATGCTTCTTTTAATGCAGGAATAGGTTGCAGCTATTTTATTTCAAAATATATGGCTTTATATATGAATTATGAAGCTATTGTTTTGGGGAATGACAGAGATGAAGCGGATCTCTTTGAAATACTCCCTAACTCGCCTAACAACAGTTTACTTAGTATTGGGGGTGAAATATAG
- a CDS encoding VIT1/CCC1 transporter family protein gives MNKNNTNKNMTTIENYLDSHYIHRSNWLRAAVLGANDGIISISSLAIGVAAASTTREPIVLATVAGLVAGALSMAAGEYVSVSSQTDTEKADIAREIKELEENPELELQILAQIYEKRGLKKDTALQVAKELTEADALAAHIRDELGINEISQANPTQAALASGAAFTVGGVLPLLVTLFTPVESMEYFLYGFTIIFLVILGTISAKTGGANVVRAILRITLWGTLAMGLSALVGYLFGVNV, from the coding sequence ATGAACAAGAATAACACAAACAAAAATATGACAACTATTGAAAACTATTTAGACAGCCATTACATACACAGAAGTAACTGGCTAAGAGCAGCTGTATTGGGTGCTAATGATGGTATAATCTCTATTTCCAGTTTGGCGATAGGGGTTGCAGCTGCAAGTACTACGAGAGAACCTATCGTTCTTGCCACTGTGGCAGGTCTAGTAGCGGGAGCTCTTTCTATGGCAGCGGGAGAATATGTTTCTGTAAGCTCTCAAACAGATACCGAAAAGGCTGATATCGCTAGAGAAATTAAGGAATTAGAAGAAAACCCTGAATTAGAACTTCAAATTTTAGCTCAGATTTATGAAAAAAGAGGTCTTAAAAAAGATACTGCTTTACAAGTTGCTAAGGAATTAACGGAAGCTGATGCTTTGGCAGCACACATAAGAGACGAGCTAGGCATCAATGAGATTAGCCAAGCTAACCCTACACAGGCGGCATTAGCTTCAGGAGCTGCATTTACCGTAGGAGGTGTATTGCCTCTTCTAGTAACTTTATTTACTCCTGTAGAAAGTATGGAGTACTTCCTTTACGGATTTACCATTATTTTCCTTGTTATATTAGGAACTATTTCTGCAAAAACAGGTGGTGCCAATGTAGTAAGAGCCATATTAAGAATTACACTTTGGGGAACTTTAGCTATGGGATTATCGGCATTAGTAGGTTATTTATTTGGAGTTAATGTATAA